The DNA region ctgttttgtttacattcctacatggaaagatgatgtgtataattcatgagacctcagtattagggtagctgaagggaatgcacacacacacacacacacacacacacacacacacacatagagtgcacagggtgagttgaatatgaagggatggtatctaaaaaaataaaatcaaattaagggatgagagagtaatatactgagagagggagaaagggagagatagaatggggtaaattatcttgcataaaagtggcaagaaaaagcagttctgttgggagggaagagggggcaggtgagggggaatgagtgaatcttgctctcatcagatttgacctgaggagggaataacatacacattcaactgggtatctcaccccacaggaaaggaagaaagataaaaaaggggggatgatagaagggagggcagataaggggaggaggtaatcaaaagcaaacactttcaaaaagggacagggtcaagggagaaaattgaataaagggggataggataggaaggagcaaaatatagttagtctttcacaacatgagtgttgtggaagggttttgcataatgatacacatgtggcctatgttgaattgcttgccttcttagggagggtggtggggagggaagaggggagacactTTGGAActccaaagttttaaaagcagatgttcaaaagaaagtttttacatgctattaggaaataagatatataggcaatggggcatagaaatctatcttgtcctacaagaaagtaagggaaaaggggatgggggggagtggggtgacagaagggagggctgactggggaacagggcaattagaatatatgccatcttggagtgggggaagggtagaagtgaggagaaaatttgtaattcgaactcttgtggaaatcaatgctgaaaactaaaaatattaaataaataaataataaggaatttaaaaaaataagaaaacaggaaaagagtATAACCTATGTGTATTTGGTGTGGGGTGAGGAATCTTTTTCTTGTCCCTCCatttattaaattgtttttattaaatatattttgttttgagtGAATGACTGGTTAGTAAAAGTAAATGGTTAGTAAAAAGGAAACTGGTGCACTATGATTTTGAGGGGTTGTTGACCCAGTGAGTGCCTTAAATCTAGGGTAGTTCTTGAGGAGTTCCATGTATGAGAGGAGGTACCCAGGTGCTACATATGGAAAAATCCCTAGATTTTTGAGTCCTACACAACTCTGGTAACCCTTCACCTATTTCCTCCTGGGTTACCCAGAAAAATGCTCCTGGTCTCTTTATCTGTGTGTTCACCCTAGATTAAAGGCTGACCCGAGATCAATGCTGGGCAACCCATGGTTTCACAGATAAAGGAAATAGAGAGTGAACTAGATGACTAAGTGAGAACTAAAATGAAGTTATGAACTGGTCAGTGCCCATCCTCTGATCTGGGACATCAAGGCAGGTCAAGGATCCCCAGAGTCAGAAGATTTTCTAGCAGAAAGGCCtaggaaggaagcaaagggaTTGGAGGGACAGTGTCCACAGAGGCAGAAGACAAAGGTAAGACCCACaagatcatagggtcataaattATAtgtagctggaagggatcttagatttCATCAAGTACAATGGTTCTCAAACATTTTTTGCTCATGTCATAGTATATTTTCCATGAAAAATTATGGTAGGGATGGTAGAACCATGCATGGCTGGTATCCCTAGAAGGGgatttttgttgacttcttttcaAGTTCAAAGTCGAATACATCGAGGTTAGTGAGCATATTTAATAGGCAGGTTTGATTTTGTGAATATTATACTTACTGGTCTACATAGTACACTGGGTAAGTACAATTTCTATTTAACAGACTTATTGAtcaattttcttttatctgtaaTTAACATCCAAAATCTGCAGCACACCTGGAAAAATTGACAGGATGCTTGGGTGCCATGGCACACCCTTTGAGAATCATCTCCCCTGAATATCCCACAGATGAAGAACATGAGGGACCAGAGGAACCCAAGGTCACAGATATCAtaaatggcaaagccaagatttcaGTGCAGGTCCTCAGATCTAACATATTTCCACTTCACTCTAAtattaagaagaagaaaaacaaaaacccaacccaTTTGGCTACAAGGGAAGGAGGAGCAAACTGATGGATGCATCAGAGAGTTTGGCCACATGTCCAGTCCCCCTGGTGGCAGAACTGCCCTGCTTCTGAGGTGACCTGGACTCTGTGCCTAACTTCCAAAGTTGACCCAAGGTTTTTGGCAGTCTGAAGAGACATATCACCTTGGGACAGACCTTGGTGTGTTCTTTTGTTTAAACCCTCTctgtttcaggaaaaaaagggggaaagggggctTGAAGTTGTCCATGTGGGCACCATGTGGTCCAGTCCTGTTACCTCCCCAAGCCTCAGGGATCCAGTGATTTTCATCAAACCTGGGTCCCAGTCATCCTCATTGAGGGCTTGCATTTCAAAACACACTCAGTCTGTGTATACCATTTCCTCCCATCCTCTAgtcaatctcttccttttcttctatattgttctattcctccttctcctttttctctcctcctcctcctcctctttctcatcatccttctcttcttcctcttcttcctgcccttcttccccctcttcctcttcttcctcctcctcttcctctccttcctcctcctcttgttcATCCTCTCTATATGGATCTTCCTCTTCTACCTTTGGTTCTAATCCGTACACGACAGATAaaacttcctctctctcctcttcttcctcctccctgtccTTTTGTTTAAACAGGAGATATAAAAGGCAGTACACTGATACTAGAAAAAGGAGAATTACAGTCAAGATCTCAAAAAAGGACAAGAGTGACCTGCTGGTTTCCTGATCGCTGTAATTTTCCCAGCTGGCATTTTCCTGGCTGGCATTTTCCCAGCTGGCATTCTCTGTAGTAGGGCCAGCAGAGGGTTCAGATGTTGGAAAAGGGTTACCTAGAAATTGAAGATGACGGGAGTTATGGCCTCGAGCTCTAATGAAGGGAGGACCCTGCAGTCTAACAGGGGAAGCAAACAAGCTAGGAGATAAGTTGTTAGCAAGTGGAATAGGGGCTATTTGGGGCTGCTGATATAAGGGAAGTGGCTTAGGAGAAAGGGTTCTGACATCTAGAGGGGGGCCACTGTCCACACTGCCCCCAGAACCCATGGAATCACACGTGGGAGGGGCATAGCCATCATCACAGTGACAATGCTTGAGGTTGTTGCATACTCCTCTGCCATGACACATGGCCTCTGGCTCACAGTCATACTGCAGCACCTGCACATCAGAGCACGTGTGGTTGAGACAGATCTTCTGGGGGCCACACAAGGTGCCCGCCCTCACGGCCCCTCCATCAGGGAGATCCACATCCTCAAAGAGGTCTACCCCCCAGCACCAGGTGTCTTCGACGGGGATCTGGATGAGAGTGTGGTGGTTCCTTGTTTGGGGTAACCTTGGGATGTCCTCACACAGCAGCCTCCCACACATGACATCCTCGGGCTCACATTTGACAAACACCTTGTGTAAGCCTTTCTGCCCACTGCCACAGTTCCCAAACCTGTCCCCCTGGCTGTTCAAGTGATGGTAACAGCTGTGCCGGGCAGCCCTGGAGCCCTCCCCAAACACCTCCACACACTGGCTCTGCAGGCTCCTGCACTGCCCCTGGTAGCAGTAACCTTCACCCCTGCAGGGGGTGCCATCTTGCTTGTAGGTGTCAGGCTGGCACCACGTGGAGCTGCCATTACAGTATTCAGGGAGGTCACACTCACCCACGCTGGGACGACAGGGCGTGGCCGCCTTCAGAAACTTGCACTTTCTGCAGCAGGGTCCAAAAGCACAGTCTGAGCCCGGCCTCATCTGGCAAGAGGGCAGGCAGCACGGGTCCTTCATACAGTCACGATGACTGCCACAGTCACACTCCTCCCCTAGGTCTACTATGTGGTCCCCACAGAAGGGCTTCCTGACCATTCCCCTGGGCACTGGCTTGTCATAGAGGCAGGACCCTTTGTGCCACCGCAGGAATTCATAGAAATCCTCCAAGCTACAGTTGCTGAAACTGCTCTCAAAGCTGATAGTTCCAAGCATGATGCAGGATGGCTGGTCAGGACACATGCAGGCCAGGTGGTCATGCTTCATGCCCAGGTTATGCCCCAGCTCATGGACCATGAGCACCGCAAACACAGTAGGATCTTCATGGGAGAAAGATTCGACTGCTGCTGCAAGCTCAGGCACACAGGCCCCATTGAGAAATGCTTCCCCCCTGGACTCTCCTGGATCATAGCCCACTATGAGATGGGCAACATCATGCTTTGCCCTCCTGACCAGCTCCTCTTCTCTCCAGTGGTTGAAATTGTGCAGCACTTCCCGCAAGTCCCCAGAAATCCTCACCTGGTCCCTCTCTGTCCAGATCTCCAAACCTATCAGGACCACCTTGACGTGGATTCCCTGGCTGTAGGTGTTAACGTGGGCGAGGGTGTCCATCACCATCCGGACTGTCTTGGTCACGTTGCTATTCCACATTTTGAACCGCCTATTGTCAACCACAACGAACATCTCCACGTACTTGGTGTGTGACCAGATGTAGGCCAGGGCCTCAGTCTCAAgtgtctctttcttttcctttctctgtttctgcacACTGCTTCTGAATCTTTGGCCTTCTTCTGCGGTCACTCTGCAGGAGCTGTGGAGGTGCCCATCCACACGATATAAGATGTGTTCAAACTGCCTTGATGTTTCAATGGGCTCAATGCCATAGACTGTTTTCTGGAGGGTCAGTATGCCCCTGAGCCCTGAACAGGTGCTGACAGATACAATGGACCCCAGCTCACCTTCTATGTACCCATTATAGTGGCAATTATCGGGGATAAAAGGCATGTCTAAACTTGGGACACCTTTGGAGTAGGTGTAGACAGGGAAATTCTTGACAAACAATCTTCTCTTTAACTTCAAGTGAATAACttgtctcttctctttcactGGCAGCACATATGACAGTTTACCTTTTGAGTCTTCCTTGTCTCCGAATGTTAACCTACTGGGGATGATGATTTCATAGGAAGAGTGATGAAGTGATTCCAAGGCACCATAAATACCTGGGAAAAGAATGTCCACCAATAACAAGAAGACCCCCAGCCTGATGTGATAGGCTCCCAGCATGAGATCCAAGTCCCTCATCTGGGGAGGCTTGGATGAAAACTCCCTCTCAACCTCATTCATGACCGTTTGTTTCTCAGGGACCCTAACTGGAGCTAGTCACAGACATAACTAAAGTGAAGTAACTGATGATGCAGGCAGGTGTCCTCAGCACCTTCCTCACCTTGGTCCCTAATCTCAATTACACGGTCTCCTCTCTAAGTTCTGTAGCTTGTTGATGGCCACCATCCTCAGAATTTCCAGGATCTCTGTTGGCTCCCTCCCTGATCTGCtgacctcccctcttccccttagATAGTGCTTGATCCTGCAGCCCCCATACAAGAGCAGTAGCATCAATGTTCCCTGGTGGTGTTCCCCAATGAGCTCCTTTTGCCTTCGTACACAGCTAGGACAGTAGAGGGCCAACCAGTGGGCTAGCTCAGGGCAGACAtaggtaaaaaaagaaataccatctctccctccattcttaGGGCCTGACACTCTGGacacagacccctcccccactccttcaGGGCATCCGTTACTCTTCCCACTCTTTGAATCTAAGAGTTCCAGAGGTGGCGCCCAGAGATCTGGGCAGGGCCTAGAACTTTTCTCACAACTTGTTTTCCCAAAACCAGCACCATTCTTTGTCCTGTTCCACTGTCCCTCTCTGATTCAGAGCCTTTTCTCCTTCCAAAAGGGCCACTGACCTGCTGGTAGCCAGACAATGTCCCACTAGGCAACCACTCTTACTCCCAAAGGGATTGAGCCTACCCTTCCTTCCCGCTTCCTTTGGAAAAAAGTAACAAACCCTGCACTGCCCTATGTGGCAAGTGCCAATTTGCCAATACCTAATTGAGACAGCAATTCTAAAGTTCTAAAGAGAAACCAGCCTCTTCAAAGATTCAGAAAACAGCATCAGGTGGGTACAATAGCATCCCATAGACAGTGATATCTGAAAGAAGGCAATGGATTTGGTCCCTGTGGTATCCACGGTGCACAGTTTGCTGAAGACGAATTCAACAACTCAATCCAGCTCAGCACAGAGTAGTAAAAATAAACTTAGCGGCTTTGTCCAGGTCTAATGTCCAAGTATCCTTTTTTTGAGCCCAGTGACAATATGCCCCAAGAGCCCTTGGCCAAAACTAAAGATTTATTACCTTGACTCCACTTGGTTTAAATTTGTTGGttaccaccttaaaaaaaaaaatcccaactccCCAATCTTCCAAGCAAAGGAGATTTCTTCATTCACCTAAATTGCCATGCTCTGTGCTAGGTGCCGGAGATACAGAAACAAACATGTAAACAACCACTTACCTACCTGTCACATGGAAGGATTAGACTCATCCTGTTTGGCCCCAAGCATGGGCATGAGTACATAGGAAGTGTAGAAAAGCAGATTCCTGctgaaaaagaaaagctttcCTAATCAATGGAGCTAGGCAGAAATAGCATAGGCTGCCATGGGACATCTGGAGTCCCTACCTCTGAAAGTACTCTAGTGGGGGCAGAACGGCCCCTTGTTCCGATTCTCTTGAGGTGATTCTTTGTGCAGGGAGAGGTTGGACCCTACTTGagtctctgaggtcttttccagtgcTGAAATTCTAGGAGCCTACATTATAACTAATTTTCAGATGTTCTATTTTAATGCCAAGATTACATGCTCCTTTACTATTTTGTAATTCTGAGAATGCTGGTCACTGTTAGTATCATATGGCCTGTGCTTCCATTTTTATTAGTTTAATGAACTACTTACCTACAGTCAGCAAAGTGCAGGGAAAAGGAGCTTGAATGTCAGAGGACTCAGGTTCATGTCACACCTCTATTAGCTCTGTGATTTAAGGCAAGTCTGctaatgcctcagtttcctcacctgtccaATGTGGAGGTGGTTATTCTAGGtggtctctcaggtcccttccagaccCCAATCATTTTACAAAATGGACCAATTTACTCAACATCGATAGAACAATGGTTTTGACACGAGCGGTCTGTGGTGTCCTGAGCAGAGgtccagccttagagtcaggaagacctgagtccaggtTCTGTCTTTTGACACCAAatgtctgtgtgaccctaaacaagttgcatcacctctcagtgtccccaggcagctctctaaaactGTGTGAAGGATAGTTGCTCACCTGAATTGGTAGGaatttcctatgccaatgaagACAAGGCAAGGACCCCCCAAAATGTTTTGGAATACGGATCAATTTAGGCCAGAAGCCTAGATAGAAACACATGATGTAGTAGAAGGAAGacagggcttggagtcaaaagactgggGTTCGTCCAATATTTGTTCTACCTATCTTGGGTTCTTGGCATGAAACCTGAAGGCTTGGCCAACCCTAACAGGCCGTAGAAATATGTGGGTTATCATGCTTCTTGTGCTTTTAATCCTCCAGTACCATTCTGATGATGAAAATATTAAGAGTGTGGAGCAGCAGCCTACAGAGGCTGAATCAATTAAGAGGAGATTTGCAGggaaagcaaacatttattaagcccttacttctgtgtgctgagtgctttacagatatgatCTCATTCATGCATCGAGATACCCCTGAGAGGTAAGCGCCGTtgctatccccactttacagctgaggaaactgagacagaggttaaagtgacttgcccaagatcacatggcgagtaagtgtctgaggctggatttgaacttagatcttccagACTGGTGATCTGCCTCTGCAGCTAAGGACGCCATGTGGCCCCAATACCCCCTGGCTTTTGcattcattcttttccatttggggtTCAGATGCTGCAGGAAGTGAGTTATCTGGCCAAAAGAGAGGCAGCCATGGGAATTCAGGAGTCAGAATCCAGACCGGTCAGCCCAGCATTGACGTCCCAAGGAACAAGAAGTAACTTTGGAGGGTGCCTTTTTGAGACCCTAACCTTGCTGAAAGATTCACCTGCCAGCAATGCTGCCTTtagaagggaatttggaaagACCAATGCTTTGTAGGAACTGAGCCAAGTTTTGAGTACtcccccagagactgaggtgtaGGAGAGAACACTGTCTCCTCAGCTAGCCCTCACGCTACTGGTGGAAATGTTTATGCTTTTGTTCTTGCTACAGCTGGAAATAAATACCCCTCTGTAAAAAGTACTCAGTGTCAAGTGCttaaatggaactgaggtgcTCATCACCAACCTCTAACAAATGGGGGTGAGAGGAACATAGTCTGTGATGGCTTGAGTCCATGGCAGTAGAGAAAGCCTGGGAGGCAACCCCACAACATTCCAGTGAATCCTTCTGTCAGCCCCAGAAGACCCCTAAAGATCATGAGACTTATGGTACTACCCTGAGGGCTTAGACTCCCCTGGTGTTGCTCCAACACAACCTGCTATATCCCACTTTCACTCCCGAAATTCATAAAGGTATCAAGTCTTATGGTACCACACTGAGGATTATGACTGCTCCAGAAAAGAAATGTACTTCCTCCCTACATGCAATGTCTCCACTTTTACCTGCAGAAACTCACGTAGGCTTCCAGCCTTATGGCACTACTCTGAGATTAGTCAGCTCTCCTGGAAACAAAACAGCTTTGGGACTGCTAGAGAATCAATTCCCTTCCTCCTGGATTTTCAGTATCCAAAAACCTCACGGTAACAGTAAAGGACAAAGT from Trichosurus vulpecula isolate mTriVul1 chromosome 1, mTriVul1.pri, whole genome shotgun sequence includes:
- the LOC118844550 gene encoding disintegrin and metalloproteinase domain-containing protein 1b-like, which gives rise to MNEVEREFSSKPPQMRDLDLMLGAYHIRLGVFLLLVDILFPGIYGALESLHHSSYEIIIPSRLTFGDKEDSKGKLSYVLPVKEKRQVIHLKLKRRLFVKNFPVYTYSKGVPSLDMPFIPDNCHYNGYIEGELGSIVSVSTCSGLRGILTLQKTVYGIEPIETSRQFEHILYRVDGHLHSSCRVTAEEGQRFRSSVQKQRKEKKETLETEALAYIWSHTKYVEMFVVVDNRRFKMWNSNVTKTVRMVMDTLAHVNTYSQGIHVKVVLIGLEIWTERDQVRISGDLREVLHNFNHWREEELVRRAKHDVAHLIVGYDPGESRGEAFLNGACVPELAAAVESFSHEDPTVFAVLMVHELGHNLGMKHDHLACMCPDQPSCIMLGTISFESSFSNCSLEDFYEFLRWHKGSCLYDKPVPRGMVRKPFCGDHIVDLGEECDCGSHRDCMKDPCCLPSCQMRPGSDCAFGPCCRKCKFLKAATPCRPSVGECDLPEYCNGSSTWCQPDTYKQDGTPCRGEGYCYQGQCRSLQSQCVEVFGEGSRAARHSCYHHLNSQGDRFGNCGSGQKGLHKVFVKCEPEDVMCGRLLCEDIPRLPQTRNHHTLIQIPVEDTWCWGVDLFEDVDLPDGGAVRAGTLCGPQKICLNHTCSDVQVLQYDCEPEAMCHGRGVCNNLKHCHCDDGYAPPTCDSMGSGGSVDSGPPLDVRTLSPKPLPLYQQPQIAPIPLANNLSPSLFASPVRLQGPPFIRARGHNSRHLQFLGNPFPTSEPSAGPTTENASWENASQENASWENYSDQETSRSLLSFFEILTVILLFLVSVYCLLYLLFKQKDREEEEEEREEVLSVVYGLEPKVEEEDPYREDEQEEEEGEEEEEEEEEEGEEGQEEEEEEKDDEKEEEEEERKRRRRNRTI